One segment of Synechococcus sp. MU1617 DNA contains the following:
- the glyA gene encoding serine hydroxymethyltransferase has protein sequence MGQASGRAIDADLAQSDPDIAAFINQERQRQETHLELIASENFASRAVMQAQGSVLTNKYAEGLPSKRYYGGCEHVDAIEELAIERAKQLFGADWANVQPHSGAQANFAVFLALLQPGDTIMGLDLSHGGHLTHGSPVNVSGKWFNVVQYGVDKETQRLDMEAIRQLALEHKPKLIVCGYSAYPRTIDFAAFRAIADEVGAYLLADMAHIAGLVAAGVHPSPVPHCDVVTTTTHKTLRGPRGGLILCRDAEFAKKFDKAVFPGSQGGPLEHVIAAKAVAFGEALQPSFKAYSQQVVANAAALAEQLIARGIDVVSGGTDNHVVLLDLRGIGMTGKVADLLVSDVHITANKNTVPFDPESPFVTSGLRLGTAALTTRGFDVQAFREVADVIADRLLNPEDDAIRQRCLDRVAALCERFPLYADSKQPVLA, from the coding sequence ATGGGCCAGGCATCTGGACGCGCCATCGACGCCGATCTGGCTCAGTCGGATCCGGATATCGCCGCGTTTATCAATCAAGAACGGCAGCGTCAGGAAACCCACCTAGAACTCATCGCATCGGAGAACTTTGCCTCCCGTGCGGTGATGCAGGCCCAGGGTTCCGTGCTCACCAATAAGTACGCCGAGGGTCTGCCCAGCAAGCGGTATTACGGCGGTTGTGAGCACGTTGACGCCATTGAGGAGTTGGCCATCGAGCGGGCTAAGCAGTTGTTTGGTGCCGACTGGGCCAATGTGCAGCCCCACAGCGGTGCCCAGGCCAACTTCGCCGTTTTCCTGGCTCTGCTGCAGCCCGGCGACACGATCATGGGTCTTGATCTGTCCCATGGCGGGCATCTGACCCATGGTTCTCCGGTCAACGTCAGCGGCAAGTGGTTCAACGTCGTCCAGTACGGCGTCGACAAAGAGACCCAACGCTTGGACATGGAGGCGATCCGCCAGCTTGCGTTGGAGCACAAGCCGAAGCTGATTGTTTGTGGCTATTCCGCGTATCCACGCACCATCGACTTCGCCGCCTTCCGCGCCATCGCTGATGAAGTGGGTGCCTATCTGCTGGCCGATATGGCCCACATCGCCGGCCTCGTGGCCGCTGGTGTGCATCCCAGCCCGGTGCCCCATTGCGATGTGGTGACCACCACCACCCACAAGACCCTTCGCGGCCCCCGCGGTGGCCTGATTCTCTGCCGCGATGCTGAGTTCGCCAAGAAATTCGATAAAGCCGTGTTCCCTGGCAGTCAGGGCGGCCCCTTGGAGCATGTGATTGCTGCCAAGGCTGTGGCCTTCGGTGAAGCGTTGCAGCCTTCGTTCAAGGCCTACAGCCAGCAGGTGGTTGCCAATGCGGCAGCCCTCGCCGAACAGCTGATCGCCCGCGGCATCGATGTCGTCAGCGGTGGCACCGACAACCACGTGGTGCTGCTGGATCTGCGTGGCATCGGCATGACTGGAAAAGTGGCTGATCTGTTGGTGAGTGATGTGCACATCACTGCGAACAAGAACACCGTTCCCTTCGACCCCGAATCGCCCTTTGTCACAAGTGGCCTGCGGCTGGGAACAGCCGCACTTACCACCCGTGGTTTTGACGTACAGGCCTTCCGTGAGGTCGCTGATGTGATTGCCGACCGTCTTCTCAATCCTGAGGATGATGCGATTCGCCAGCGTTGCCTCGACCGGGTGGCCGCCCTCTGTGAGCGCTTCCCTCTCTATGCCGACAGCAAGCAGCCGGTTCTGGCCTGA
- the sfsA gene encoding DNA/RNA nuclease SfsA, whose product MTGLPSPGDALLRFEPLTEGVLLKRYKRFLADVELSSGETVTAHCANTGPMSGVLIPGQRVRLRHAPSPKRKLAWTWEQAEVPGADGQPCWVGINTALPNRLIRATIEAGCLEAQLGAIAGIRAEVAYGTNKRSRIDLLLTPAAQNPDQRPIYLEVKNTTWTDGSTALFPDTVTERGQKHLIELMGVLPDARAMLVPCLSRPDVNSFAPGDSADPRYGELFRQATNSGVEVLPCCFSFSADAVHWQGTRLVDLD is encoded by the coding sequence ATGACTGGCCTTCCCTCTCCGGGCGATGCCCTGCTGCGCTTTGAACCTTTAACGGAGGGCGTGCTGCTGAAGCGCTACAAACGTTTTCTGGCCGATGTGGAACTGAGCAGCGGCGAGACCGTCACCGCCCACTGCGCCAACACCGGCCCGATGTCCGGGGTCTTGATCCCTGGCCAACGGGTGCGTCTGCGCCACGCACCCTCCCCCAAACGCAAGCTGGCCTGGACCTGGGAGCAAGCCGAAGTGCCAGGCGCCGATGGCCAGCCTTGCTGGGTTGGCATCAACACGGCCCTGCCCAACCGCCTGATTCGCGCAACGATTGAAGCGGGGTGCCTGGAGGCCCAACTCGGCGCCATTGCGGGGATCCGCGCTGAAGTGGCCTACGGCACCAACAAGCGCAGCCGGATCGACCTCCTGCTGACGCCAGCAGCACAGAACCCCGATCAACGACCGATCTACCTGGAGGTGAAGAACACCACCTGGACCGACGGCAGCACGGCCCTGTTCCCCGACACGGTGACCGAACGGGGGCAAAAACATCTGATTGAGCTGATGGGGGTGCTCCCTGACGCGCGGGCGATGCTCGTGCCCTGCCTTAGCCGCCCGGATGTGAATTCCTTTGCACCGGGCGACAGCGCCGATCCGCGCTATGGAGAGCTGTTTCGCCAGGCGACCAATAGCGGCGTGGAAGTTCTGCCTTGCTGTTTCAGCTTCAGCGCTGATGCGGTGCACTGGCAGGGAACACGCCTAGTCGACCTAGATTGA
- a CDS encoding competence/damage-inducible protein A has product MAESGVEILCVGTELLLGDILNGNARWIAEQLAGLGLPHYRQTVVGDNKDRVISAVREASQRCRVLVTTGGLGPTPDDLTTEALAAAFETPLEERPELWLEIQRKLSAGGRPVAPSNRSQAYLPRGADVLPNPKGSAPGMIWSPRPDFTILTFPGVPAEMRVMWTETAAPWLQANAGTSGVYVSRQLRFSGIGESDLAERVADLLASANPTVAPYASLGDVKLRLTACAPTADAAAQLLVPLEAELRRRTGNNCYGIDEDSLASVVIDLLKQRHQTMAVAESCTGGGLAAALTAVPGSSSVFQGGVVAYSNAVKQALLGVSRDLLTAHGAVSQPVVEAMARAARERLNCDWAIAVSGIAGPGGGSAEKPVGLVHLALAGPDGCEAWVQHFGERRGREAIQKMSVIRGLDRLRLRLLAQV; this is encoded by the coding sequence GTGGCTGAATCGGGTGTTGAAATCCTGTGCGTGGGTACAGAGCTGTTGTTGGGCGACATCCTCAACGGCAATGCCCGATGGATTGCAGAACAGTTGGCAGGCCTGGGGCTGCCGCATTACCGCCAAACCGTTGTTGGCGACAATAAAGATCGTGTGATCTCTGCCGTACGGGAGGCATCGCAGCGCTGCAGGGTTCTGGTGACGACAGGAGGTTTGGGCCCAACCCCCGATGACCTCACCACAGAGGCCCTTGCTGCTGCTTTCGAGACTCCCCTGGAGGAGCGGCCCGAACTCTGGCTGGAGATCCAGCGGAAGTTATCGGCGGGTGGCCGGCCGGTTGCTCCCAGCAACCGCAGCCAGGCTTATCTGCCCCGTGGAGCGGATGTTCTTCCAAATCCAAAGGGGTCGGCACCGGGAATGATCTGGTCGCCCCGACCTGATTTCACGATCCTTACCTTCCCGGGGGTGCCTGCGGAAATGCGGGTGATGTGGACGGAAACGGCCGCCCCCTGGCTTCAAGCCAATGCTGGGACTTCCGGGGTGTACGTGAGCCGTCAGCTCCGTTTTAGTGGCATTGGTGAATCCGATCTGGCTGAGCGCGTTGCCGATTTGTTGGCGTCCGCCAACCCAACGGTTGCTCCCTATGCCTCTCTCGGAGATGTGAAATTGCGGCTCACGGCCTGTGCTCCCACTGCCGATGCCGCCGCTCAGCTGTTGGTGCCGCTGGAAGCTGAGCTGCGCCGTCGCACAGGGAACAACTGCTACGGCATCGATGAGGACAGCCTGGCGTCGGTGGTGATCGACCTGCTTAAGCAAAGGCACCAGACGATGGCGGTGGCGGAGTCCTGCACCGGTGGTGGATTGGCGGCAGCCCTTACGGCTGTTCCAGGCTCCTCGTCGGTGTTCCAGGGTGGCGTCGTCGCTTACAGCAATGCGGTGAAACAGGCCTTGCTTGGGGTGTCGCGGGATCTGCTCACGGCCCATGGTGCTGTTTCCCAGCCTGTGGTTGAGGCGATGGCTCGGGCAGCCCGGGAGCGCCTGAACTGCGACTGGGCGATCGCGGTCAGCGGTATTGCCGGCCCTGGCGGTGGCAGTGCCGAGAAGCCCGTGGGCTTGGTGCATCTGGCCTTGGCTGGTCCCGATGGCTGTGAGGCCTGGGTGCAGCATTTCGGTGAGCGGCGGGGTCGGGAGGCCATTCAGAAGATGAGCGTGATCCGTGGCTTGGACCGTCTGCGTCTTCGCTTGCTCGCTCAGGTTTAG
- the murJ gene encoding murein biosynthesis integral membrane protein MurJ — protein sequence MARSLKGIALVVTLGTLLSKVGGLIRQLVIAAAFGVGAAYDAYNYAYVLPGFLLILLGGINGPFHSAMVSVLSRRPRAEGAHILAALNTSVSALLLLVTIVLVLAADPLITLVGPGLAPELHAIARVQLQVMAPMALLAGLIGLGFGSLNAADEFWIPAISPLMSSGALILGVGLLWWQLGADIVLPSAAMTGGVVLALATFVGALLQWLIQLPALIRQGLARFQLVWDWRHPGVREVWRVMGPATLSSGMLQINVFTDLFFASGIVGAAAGLGYANLLVQTPLGLISNALLVPLLPTFARLTAPSDRPQLIERIRQGLMLSAASMIPLGGLFIALGGPIVALVYERGAFDASAAQLVTGLLMAYGLGMPAYLGRDVLVRVFYALGDGTTPFRLSLAGIGLNVIFDWLLVGGPTPWGNQSPFNFGAPGLVLATVAINLFTCLALLLVLQQRISGLPLRRWGMDLLRLAIAGVLAAGGAGILVTVVPWPSGLVGLLLQVSAPGLLGLVLFALIGAQLKVPEVREIAQLVVGRFRAR from the coding sequence ATGGCGCGTTCACTGAAGGGGATCGCACTGGTGGTGACCCTCGGCACCCTGCTGAGCAAGGTGGGTGGCCTGATTCGGCAGCTGGTGATTGCGGCGGCCTTCGGTGTTGGCGCGGCCTATGACGCCTACAACTACGCCTATGTGCTGCCTGGATTTTTGCTGATCCTGCTCGGGGGGATCAATGGCCCCTTCCACAGCGCCATGGTGAGTGTGCTGAGTCGTCGCCCACGGGCGGAAGGAGCCCATATCCTTGCGGCGCTCAACACCAGCGTCAGCGCACTATTGCTACTGGTCACCATCGTTTTGGTGTTGGCGGCGGATCCCCTGATCACCCTGGTGGGCCCTGGCCTTGCCCCCGAGCTTCATGCCATCGCTCGGGTTCAGCTGCAGGTGATGGCCCCGATGGCGTTGCTGGCCGGGCTGATTGGGCTGGGCTTTGGCTCCCTCAACGCTGCGGACGAATTCTGGATTCCTGCGATTTCCCCGCTGATGTCCAGCGGTGCCTTGATCCTTGGAGTGGGACTGCTCTGGTGGCAGCTCGGCGCTGACATCGTCTTGCCGTCCGCGGCCATGACCGGGGGTGTGGTGTTGGCCTTGGCCACGTTTGTGGGGGCCTTGCTGCAGTGGTTGATCCAACTACCAGCATTGATCCGGCAGGGTTTGGCCCGTTTTCAACTGGTCTGGGATTGGCGGCACCCGGGGGTGCGCGAGGTCTGGCGTGTGATGGGGCCGGCGACGCTGTCGTCCGGGATGCTGCAGATCAATGTGTTCACGGATCTCTTCTTTGCTTCCGGCATCGTCGGTGCGGCGGCGGGTCTGGGGTACGCCAATTTGCTGGTGCAAACGCCCCTGGGCTTGATCTCGAATGCATTGCTGGTGCCCTTGCTGCCCACCTTCGCCAGGCTCACGGCGCCGTCGGATCGTCCGCAGCTGATCGAACGGATTCGGCAGGGGTTGATGCTTTCTGCCGCATCGATGATTCCTCTGGGGGGACTGTTCATTGCCTTGGGCGGCCCCATCGTCGCCTTGGTGTACGAGCGTGGTGCCTTCGATGCGTCCGCCGCCCAGTTGGTGACGGGCCTATTGATGGCCTACGGCCTGGGCATGCCGGCCTATCTCGGCCGGGATGTGCTGGTGCGTGTCTTCTACGCCCTCGGAGATGGGACGACGCCCTTTCGTCTCTCGTTGGCGGGGATTGGTTTGAACGTGATTTTTGATTGGCTGCTGGTGGGTGGCCCGACACCTTGGGGGAATCAGTCGCCATTCAATTTCGGTGCACCTGGGCTGGTGCTCGCGACGGTTGCCATCAACCTGTTCACCTGCCTTGCCCTGTTGTTGGTTCTGCAGCAACGGATTTCAGGGTTGCCACTGCGGCGCTGGGGGATGGACCTGCTGCGGCTGGCCATCGCCGGTGTGCTGGCAGCGGGGGGCGCGGGGATCCTGGTGACCGTCGTGCCCTGGCCCTCAGGGCTCGTGGGCCTGCTGCTGCAGGTCTCTGCACCTGGCTTGCTGGGTCTGGTTCTGTTCGCCTTGATCGGAGCACAACTCAAGGTGCCGGAGGTGCGTGAGATCGCGCAGTTGGTGGTGGGCCGATTCAGGGCTCGCTGA
- a CDS encoding DUF3181 family protein has product MSLSASDLKDLQSALADRLYVQISGWHLYLGDADLASALAIECSARVNQGAEVAARQALDAVKVQLAGGASQLPLAKLIPPSQLRDLEEILEPYCG; this is encoded by the coding sequence ATGTCCCTCTCCGCCAGCGACCTAAAGGACCTTCAGAGTGCTCTGGCGGATCGCCTGTACGTTCAGATCAGCGGCTGGCATCTGTACCTGGGCGACGCCGATCTGGCCTCAGCCTTAGCCATCGAATGCAGTGCACGTGTCAATCAAGGCGCTGAAGTGGCGGCGCGGCAGGCACTCGATGCCGTGAAAGTGCAGCTGGCTGGGGGTGCTAGTCAGCTGCCTCTCGCCAAGCTGATCCCCCCCAGCCAGCTTCGTGATCTCGAGGAGATCCTCGAGCCGTACTGCGGATAA
- a CDS encoding pentapeptide repeat-containing protein, whose amino-acid sequence MAYSLSRLLLPLLPLLVVAGVVPAGAVPLQVQPHDPLDRSCPGCDLRQADFRQAHLIGADFRGSDLRGADLREANLEGADLTGALLEGADLRGANLSNAELSGVDLRNADLREAQVINAYAPNVQTSGMRYAGASLFGSDLIIGGAD is encoded by the coding sequence ATGGCTTATTCGCTTTCGCGGTTGTTGTTGCCCCTGTTGCCGCTCTTGGTTGTTGCCGGTGTTGTTCCTGCTGGGGCCGTTCCGCTTCAGGTGCAGCCCCATGATCCGTTGGATCGCAGCTGTCCTGGCTGTGATCTCCGCCAGGCGGATTTCCGTCAGGCCCATCTCATCGGTGCTGATTTTCGCGGCAGTGATCTGCGCGGCGCCGATCTGAGGGAGGCGAATCTTGAAGGTGCTGACCTGACGGGAGCGTTGCTGGAAGGTGCTGACCTGCGGGGAGCCAACCTCAGCAATGCTGAGCTGTCTGGCGTGGACCTGCGCAATGCCGATTTGCGGGAGGCTCAGGTGATCAATGCCTATGCACCGAACGTGCAGACCTCCGGCATGCGCTACGCCGGAGCTTCACTGTTTGGCAGCGATCTGATCATCGGGGGTGCTGATTGA
- a CDS encoding MraY family glycosyltransferase: protein MNLLASPIAVASVSFLLAAVTTMVLVPQVRRLGLRFGWTDQPDERKQHITPMVRLGGIAMVLGFALALGAVWSVGGFGLLAPARDQLIWSTLAGSLCFFLIGLADDLFALSPWPRLAGQVAVACAVWSQGVRIGAIDLPWFTASAGPIALPDTLSLLATVVWLVGITNAINWLDGLDGLAAGVAGIAAVGLVSVSFSLHQVAAGFLAAALAGCCLGFLRHNFNPARIFMGDGGSYFLGFTLAAVSIVGPAKGLTTVSLLLPLLILSLPLADMSAVIMGRLREGRSPFYPDRRHLHHRLLRAGFSHRRTVLLIYVFTQWLAALALVVANAEMRFLWLALATAILVATVVISRRQLQHERALMNTNPCPTPADPAALGEPRG from the coding sequence GTGAACCTCTTGGCCAGCCCTATCGCGGTCGCCTCGGTCAGCTTTCTTCTGGCCGCGGTGACCACCATGGTGCTGGTGCCCCAAGTGCGCCGGCTGGGCTTGCGCTTCGGGTGGACCGATCAACCGGATGAGCGCAAGCAGCACATCACTCCAATGGTGAGGCTGGGGGGCATTGCCATGGTCCTGGGTTTTGCCCTGGCTTTGGGGGCGGTGTGGTCCGTGGGGGGGTTTGGCTTGCTTGCCCCGGCCCGGGATCAACTGATCTGGAGCACCCTGGCCGGTTCGCTCTGCTTTTTTCTGATCGGCCTGGCGGACGACCTCTTCGCCCTCTCCCCCTGGCCGCGGCTGGCTGGACAGGTCGCCGTGGCTTGTGCGGTGTGGAGCCAGGGCGTTCGGATTGGAGCGATCGATCTTCCCTGGTTCACCGCTTCAGCCGGTCCGATTGCTCTGCCCGACACCCTCAGCCTGCTGGCCACTGTTGTTTGGCTGGTGGGAATCACCAACGCCATCAACTGGCTGGATGGCCTTGATGGCCTTGCTGCGGGAGTGGCTGGCATTGCCGCTGTCGGGCTGGTGTCCGTCAGCTTTTCGCTGCATCAGGTGGCCGCTGGATTCCTCGCCGCCGCGCTGGCGGGCTGCTGCCTCGGCTTCCTGCGGCACAACTTCAACCCTGCCCGCATCTTCATGGGGGATGGGGGCTCCTACTTCCTGGGATTCACCCTCGCTGCCGTGAGCATCGTGGGACCTGCCAAAGGGCTCACGACGGTGAGCCTGCTGCTGCCGCTGCTGATTCTCTCGCTGCCTCTGGCCGACATGTCGGCTGTGATCATGGGCCGTCTGCGGGAAGGCCGTTCCCCCTTCTATCCCGATCGCCGTCACCTCCATCACCGACTGTTGCGCGCTGGCTTCAGCCATCGGCGCACGGTTCTGCTGATCTACGTCTTCACCCAGTGGCTAGCTGCCTTGGCCCTTGTGGTGGCCAATGCTGAGATGCGCTTCCTCTGGCTGGCTTTGGCCACGGCCATCCTCGTGGCCACGGTGGTTATCAGCCGTCGCCAGTTGCAGCACGAGCGAGCTTTGATGAACACCAACCCCTGTCCCACCCCTGCTGATCCCGCTGCCCTTGGCGAACCGCGTGGCTGA
- a CDS encoding 3-isopropylmalate dehydratase small subunit 2, which yields MALFPTGPVQQVSGTAIAVPGEDIDTDRIIPARFLKCVSFEALGDQVFADDRLELSGEHPFDQARYQGASILVVNGNFGCGSSREHAPQALMRWGIRAVVGVSFAEIFYGNCLALGIPCATAAPEQIKAIQEQVDREPGRSWNLDLAGLQLTSAESSWPVSIDPGPLDMLRSGRWDATSQLLDHGPQVAELMQTLPYINQFASD from the coding sequence ATGGCTCTCTTCCCGACTGGTCCGGTTCAACAGGTGAGTGGAACGGCGATTGCCGTCCCCGGTGAAGACATCGACACGGATCGGATCATTCCGGCACGATTCCTCAAATGCGTCAGTTTCGAGGCGTTGGGCGACCAGGTGTTTGCCGATGACCGTCTCGAGCTCTCCGGTGAACATCCCTTTGATCAGGCCCGTTATCAGGGGGCCTCGATCCTCGTGGTGAACGGCAATTTCGGCTGCGGTTCCAGCCGTGAGCATGCACCTCAGGCGTTGATGCGCTGGGGAATTCGCGCGGTGGTTGGGGTCAGTTTTGCCGAGATCTTCTACGGCAACTGCCTTGCCCTTGGCATTCCCTGTGCAACGGCAGCCCCGGAGCAGATCAAGGCGATTCAGGAGCAGGTGGATCGTGAGCCGGGACGCTCCTGGAACCTGGATCTCGCCGGTTTGCAACTGACCTCAGCGGAGTCCAGCTGGCCTGTGTCCATAGATCCTGGTCCTCTCGACATGCTGCGCAGTGGTCGTTGGGATGCGACGTCCCAGCTCCTGGACCATGGCCCCCAGGTTGCGGAATTGATGCAAACACTGCCCTACATCAACCAGTTCGCCTCTGACTAA
- the leuC gene encoding 3-isopropylmalate dehydratase large subunit codes for MSSGTLYDKVWDLHRVAELPGGSTQLFVGLHLIHEVTSPQAFSALKDKGLTVRCPERTVATVDHIVPTTSQQRPFADPLAEEMLSTLERNCQEHSIPLNNIGSGRQGIVHVIAPELGLTQPGMTVACGDSHTSTHGAFGAIAFGIGTSQVRDVLASQSLAMNKLKVRRIQVNGLLSEGVSAKDLILHVIRHLGVKGGVGYAYEFAGSAIEELSMEERMTLCNMAIEGGARCGYVNPDQVTFEYLKGRPHAPEGDAWSRAVAWWSSLATDPDATVDDEVVFDAAAIPPTVTWGITPGQGLGIDETVPSLDQLDPGERPIAEEAYRYMDLQPGTAIAGVPVDVCFIGSCTNGRLSDLRAAAEVARGRQVAEGIKAFVVPGSEQVAKAAEAEGLDAVFRAAGFEWREPGCSMCLAMNPDRLEGRQISASSSNRNFKGRQGSASGRTLLMSPAMVAAAAVNGRVTDVRTLISPSAS; via the coding sequence TTGAGTTCCGGCACCCTCTACGACAAGGTGTGGGACCTGCATCGGGTGGCGGAGCTCCCCGGCGGATCCACCCAACTGTTTGTCGGTCTGCATTTGATCCATGAGGTCACCAGTCCTCAGGCCTTCTCGGCTTTGAAGGACAAGGGCCTGACGGTGCGCTGTCCTGAGCGCACGGTGGCCACGGTGGACCACATCGTGCCGACCACCTCTCAGCAACGGCCGTTCGCCGATCCGTTGGCAGAGGAGATGCTCAGCACTTTGGAACGGAACTGCCAGGAGCACAGCATCCCTCTGAACAACATCGGCAGCGGCCGGCAGGGCATCGTGCATGTGATTGCCCCGGAGCTGGGCCTAACCCAGCCGGGCATGACGGTGGCTTGCGGTGATTCCCACACCTCCACCCATGGCGCCTTCGGGGCGATCGCCTTTGGGATCGGCACGAGTCAGGTGCGCGATGTGTTGGCCAGTCAGAGCCTGGCCATGAACAAGCTCAAGGTGCGCCGGATTCAGGTGAATGGCCTTCTTTCAGAGGGTGTGTCGGCGAAGGATCTGATCCTGCATGTAATCCGCCACCTTGGTGTGAAGGGCGGCGTTGGCTACGCCTACGAGTTCGCCGGCTCGGCCATCGAGGAGTTGTCGATGGAAGAGCGGATGACCCTCTGCAACATGGCGATCGAGGGGGGAGCCCGATGCGGTTACGTCAATCCCGATCAGGTCACCTTTGAGTATCTGAAAGGTCGCCCCCATGCCCCTGAAGGTGACGCCTGGAGCCGCGCTGTCGCCTGGTGGAGCTCCTTGGCCACTGATCCCGACGCAACGGTCGACGACGAGGTGGTGTTTGATGCCGCTGCGATTCCACCCACGGTGACCTGGGGCATTACACCCGGCCAGGGACTGGGGATCGATGAAACGGTGCCCAGCCTTGATCAACTGGATCCAGGGGAGCGTCCGATTGCGGAGGAGGCCTACCGCTACATGGATCTCCAGCCGGGAACGGCCATCGCTGGGGTGCCTGTGGATGTTTGTTTCATCGGCAGCTGTACCAATGGCCGTCTCAGCGATCTGCGTGCGGCTGCCGAGGTGGCCCGTGGGCGCCAGGTGGCTGAAGGCATCAAGGCGTTTGTGGTTCCCGGCTCGGAGCAGGTTGCGAAGGCTGCTGAAGCTGAAGGGCTGGATGCGGTGTTCCGTGCCGCAGGCTTTGAGTGGCGGGAGCCCGGCTGCTCGATGTGTTTGGCCATGAATCCGGATCGGCTGGAGGGGCGTCAGATCAGCGCCAGCTCCAGCAACCGCAATTTCAAGGGTCGGCAGGGATCGGCCAGTGGCCGGACGTTGTTGATGAGTCCAGCAATGGTGGCCGCAGCTGCCGTTAACGGTCGTGTGACCGATGTCCGTACTTTGATTTCTCCGTCCGCATCGTGA
- a CDS encoding cytochrome-c oxidase: MLIIEVTNSRDLVRQRIGRLGERLIGRVVDAEAQVEKALIQELETAFKEFGIEARIVSVQGPQLVGREQLELPIQVREELDVRLSEP, translated from the coding sequence GTGCTGATCATTGAAGTCACCAACTCAAGAGATTTGGTCCGCCAACGCATTGGCCGCTTGGGTGAACGGCTGATTGGGCGCGTGGTGGATGCGGAGGCTCAAGTTGAAAAAGCTCTGATTCAGGAACTGGAAACCGCCTTCAAAGAGTTCGGCATTGAGGCAAGGATCGTGTCTGTTCAAGGTCCACAACTCGTGGGTCGCGAACAGCTGGAACTTCCCATTCAAGTGCGTGAAGAGCTCGATGTTCGCCTCAGCGAGCCCTGA